In Anolis carolinensis isolate JA03-04 chromosome 4, rAnoCar3.1.pri, whole genome shotgun sequence, the genomic window GGCTTAAGCCCATGGTGTCTCAGCCACATTTATTATGGATTAGATACATTCCATCTCACAACAGGAATGTGCTTATTAGGGAGGGAAAATCATTGTACAAAGCAATAAAGGCTTAAGCATTCAGACATTTGATATATCAATGGGTAGCCGCTAATAAACAAGCTTTACATTGAATTATATTCCTAAATCAAATGTTATGGCCATATGCAGCTTTTTCAGGAGAGGTGCAAAGCTTGTACAAACTTAAGAACAACAAAGACAATTTCTCTGTTTTTGTAAACAAAAATACATCTTCCATTCTGAGATAAGCATTTGAAATACAGTGGAACATTTTCAAAGATATGCTGAGGTGTGAGTGGAAGGGGAGATTTATATTCGGAAATCACTTACTGGTTGGAGTTTCTGTTGTCCCAGACTTAGTCAGACTTTGAGTACTCCTATTGAAATTAATGGAACAAACAGGACACATCATCTTTGGTGTAATTGCAATGACTATATTCTAGTTAATGCCGGTGAGAAAGTATCTTTTTCCAGTTGTGATAAACATTTaaaagatgtgttgtcaaaggctttcatggccaagatcataaggttgttgtatgttttccgggctgtatggccatattccagaagtattttctcctgacatttcgcccacatctataacaggcaacctcacaacctctggggatgcctgccatagatgtgggcgaaacgtcaggggagaatacttatggaatatggccatacagcctggaaaacatacaacatcccCATTTAAAAGATGGTTTTCTAAACtttattttgaaattgtattGTCTTTAAACAGTTTCCTAGGCATCTTTTTCTGGTTTAGTTCACAGATGTTCCAGCAGAATAGACCTCAAACCTAATAGTATGCATTAAAAATGTATGCCTATGATTGCAGCCTTAAATTGAATTCTAAAGTATATCTTTTTCCAACAGGTTGAAGCGATGAAGAGAGCACTTGAAAGCCTTAGCTTGAATATTGTAGAGATGACAGATGAACAGGCAACCTTGGATGGAGGAGATGTTTTATTTACAGGTATAGTAAAAGAACAGCAACAAAAAGCTACATGTTTCAGCTGCACATATGGCTTGATGATACACTATCATTTTTATATCTTCTGCTTTTCTGTACTCAAAAATGCATTTGGtaaacataaggtaaaggtttttccctaacattaagtttagtcgtgtctgactctagggggtggtgctcatctccatttctaagccgaagagccagcgttgtccgtagacacctccaaggtcatgtggccagcatgactgcatggagtgctgttaccttcttgccaaagcggtacctattgatctactcacatttgcatgtttttgaacggcttggttggcagaagctggggctaacagagggattcgaaccactgacctttcggtcagcaaattcagcagcacagcagtttaacctgctgtgccaccgggggctctatggTAAACATATGAACTAATAAAAGTTACATTATTCATTAGTCTACCAAATGAGGCTTTGAGTTCAGAAAATAACTCCATAATGTAGAAATTCCACAATATCAGAATAACAAGTAGAAGATGtagaacaacaaaacaataaagtgCATTATGTTACATCTTCATCCTCTCTCCTAATAAAGGTTTTTTATAGTGTGTAATATCTGatgtatttcactgcataatagtcacacttcttCTCTTTTGGGGGAAAGCAGGCAGGTGGGTGGGCTAGGAAGCCTTGATCAGCTGGGTGCAACAGACAGAGGCCTCCAAGCTCTCGCGCCTTCACACGCCTGCACTCCTGCCACTCAGAGCTACAGGGGCTGCTCCAAGGGGCAGATGTGGGGGTGCAACTGTTAGCCGAGGAATTGTAAAATCCCCAAATAAgtctgtgactattatgcaattaaATATGGGTATTTAGGAAATAAATTATGCCTTTTGCTGTCAGCCAACCTACTAGAATTCTTCTATATTTGTAAAGTTCGTGAAATCTGAATTTTCATAGATATCTTTTCAGAAATTATGCCATTGTGATCAATGATTCCATGATATGTCCTAAAACATGGTCTTCTACACTGTCTTAGATCTTGGGAGGAACTGAATTATTTTACCTCAATTTGTCCCCACCCCTAacccaactcccaggatttccctcGGGGTGGCTAGATGtcctccagccccccatttcccctcAAAAACTTACTTGAGGGGCCTGTTGGCAGCGCAGACCCCTCCAGAGAGCTCTCTTGAGCTTAAGGTCCGGATTTTGCAGGTAtcaaattaatccagagaaaactaGGACATCCCAGTTTTCTCCAAATTAATCcaggtttacctgaggtgttgttTGTGTGAATATGTGATTGGAACTCATGGAGCAGGTTTAATATAGAACAATACTGATCTGTTTCAATTACTCATATGATACTGTGCTTCCTACAGTAACAACTGTAGCTTGAAAAATACATTGCCACTTGTCTGATTTGTGCCACCCATATATTCCTCTTGACCTAATATATAGTTGTTTGAAATACTGTTTTCAGGAGTCATTATTATTGAGCAACTGTTCCATAGGTCATAAGAAGGCTTATTCCCAGTCTCTGCCTACTCACCTGCTTTGCCCTTATCTGAGTTATGCGCAGTGGCAGGAGAAAAAAGAAACGAGTTTCTACATCTCTTGTCCTTTACCCTTATTTTCTTCTGCTGCTTATCCTTGTTTTTGGTAGGTGGTGCTGGACAATGGTGACTACTGAGTCTGATGTTACTATTGGTAACATTGGAGGTGGCTGGTATTTATGAAACTCAATTTATGCATCACCTACATGGCATGAAGGAACTTAAAGTCTCTAGTGGTCTAGTGAAGATATGTAGCTGCTTGGAGTGAAGTGTTTGAACTCTTTGATACATATTATCCAGAGTTACATGTTTCAGCCTCTTCTGTACTTGCTCCCATGTCACTCACAATATAATATGACCCTGCTCCCCATTCACTGGGAATATGTTTCAAGACCATCATGGTTAACGGAAACCACATATAATAGCAGACCTTATATTTTAATACTATTTGGAACAGAAGTATACCATAAAGAGGGCCACAAACATTTCCAGGTATATTTTGGATGGGTAGGTAAACCTGTGGATATTGAGTCTGTGGATAAAGGGTCATTCTGTACTGTGACTGGAGAAAATGCTCCAGATTTTAGATCTTAAAAAAATTATCCAATGTGCTGATTCACACCTCCCCAACCACCCCTTCCCACCCCTAAATAGATTCAGTATTTGAGACAGATCTCTGAGGGTTCAGATGAAAACAGTGTGGATTCATAATTCCACTAACTTCAGAGCTGCCAGCCACCATTCACACCAAGGGAAGTGTTAGAgattcctcatcttcagaagaggacggggagcaggaaagtgttcaggaattagagggggagttggaatttgaagagattttgcaagtacagtgtttcctcacttattgcgggggttatgttccaggaccacctgcaataagtgaaaatccgcgaagtagagatgctaggcttctccttaggaaggaaatagaaagagggagggagagagggagggagggagggaaggaagaggcaggggaacatggcgctgcctccttctgctgctgctgtttgggctccttctccaccCTGCCGCCCGCACCCAACTGAGACCAcggccactgtaaatcatatttttttttatgattcataatattattttagtgtttattaaaaacaactgcaaaacagcgagggcACGTAAAGCGAACCGCAAAGAAACGAGGGAGCACTACCCACATTgtaggaaaggcaaaaggaaaccgAGCAGAGAcgccattcagctagaatagctgcaagaaatgctaaagtaattgggaactgccctagcagctgcagcatgggggaactcagggctataatcAGAAGCAGCTGAAGTCAgattttgctggtaacaaactgactctaatgcttaAGCCTTCGCTcctcttgtgcctgcttcaagtctgtgtTTGGGAAATtgttcctaaggatttattgctgtttctttgtctgaagtaagacagctgcttgatttgggagtttaccagagacttaagaactgtatTTGCATTGAgacttctttattttcttttgcattatacatctgcatgtgctgttctttatgtttgctgaagtaaagcagttttcatttgattaccacattgttttaaggctgttcttgagagacaaaTCAGGACAAGAAGAGGCCAACTGAATGGACATCAGCAGCCATGATGAATGTCCAGCGGAGGAGAGGCAAGAGGAATGGCTAGAGTAACGATTAGGAAGAGGAAATGGGGCCATTCAGAAGGGGAACTCATTGAAAGAATCAGGCACAAGTGCCCTCCCCAAACTAGAACTAGGATTTATTACTGTGTGATCCAAAGATATGAGAACAAGCAGAAATAATGATACTTTTTGAATAATACTTTtcataaactgtttgcttataagTATACTTAAGCTATCTAGCTTTTTAgaatgtttttgttcttttcttccttcttaagAATGTACAAAATGCTGATAATTTCAAACCAGCAACAGGAttcaaatgggatttttttttatttctgagcaGCAGAAGAACAGCCAATTactattcaaaatatttaaacgGTTCCGTGACTATTATACATTTGTAAAAGAAATTGTATTTTGCTGTATTTGTAAAAGCTAATGTAAATTGGTAACACTGCTATTACACTTGATAATGTAAGACTTTGTAAGACAGGTGAGTCGGTATCTTGGCAAGGAAATATCTCTACttaaattattcaaaatatattGGCTTCAGCCAGGTTGAATTTAAACAAGACTGTAGATTATTTCCCTGTAGATGGGCTTGATCCATATCTATTAATCATTTCTCTTCCCAGGCAGGGAATTCTTTGTGGGTCTTTCAAACCGGACCAATCGTCGTGGTGCAGAAATTCTGGCAGACACCTTTAAGGTTAGGAGGATTGAAGACTGAGTTTCTGATGGGGAATGCAATTATTCAATGTGTTGAATGGATTTTGGACAGTGTCTGGAAGGAAGGAACCGGGGGATAAACGAACACTGTGGTAAAATCAATGCTGCAACAAGGTGTAAGCAAGTGTAACTAAGAAAAAGATTATCGCTTTTCTGTAACATAGGGCAATATTCATGAGCAGATTGTTCTAGCATTCTGTGTTAGATTGAAATATAGCATTTTCCTAGTTGTGCAACTAGTTTTGCCGACAGTATCTCAGTGACTAGCAGGTTCAGGAATAATATATGCCCTGACAATGCCAAGAACAAGCTCACACATATGATGTACTATAATTGTCCTCAGCAGTTTGCAGTCAATCTGAAGAACGTTCTATTTGAAGACTACTTCAGTAACAGTGGTCTGCTTTGTACGTTCTGTGATTAACTGAGGACTTTTATTTCTGTTGAAAGCCATGATTTGGGAGTTTGTTGATCATACATTGAAATGGTGGTACAATTTATAATGGTAACTTATGAAATTATGCATCTAATGTTTTTCCTTTGCAAACACCTATATTCTATATAGGATTATGCTGTTTCCACTGTTCCTGTTTCTGACTCCTTGCACCTGAAGAGTTTCTGCAGCATGGCTGGGCCAAACCTCATTGCTATTGGTTCAAGTGAAGCTGCACAGAAAGCCCTCAAGGTAAAATATTGCTGAAAATAATCAGTGCTACATAATTGTTGCTTTTACCTCCAGTATTTCCATACAGCATCCATATGAAAGGGAGTCTTTGTACCACTGTGAAATGAATCCATCCAGGCTCAAGGATAAACAGTTCCTCTGATCACTTCAGCCTGAAACAAAGGGTCAAACCAGACCTGACAGTCGCATGGAACTTTTTAATTTGACATAGAAGTTTTAAAAGATGCAAACTGCATCAGATTGAGGAAGAGCAGGATCAACTATTTTTTACTGTGCTGCAGTCTTTTTCTATTACTATTGGATTTGGAGACAAATTAGCAAAATTGCATGTGCCCTTTGCAGACTGAAGCAGTGGGTGGACATAGGTGTGATTGTGGGAAGAGCATTAAATTGTACATTTTGTAAGAAAATTGAcctgtccccgagttacaaacatctgacttacataggactcctagggcccttccacacagccatataaccaagaatatcaaggcaaattaacccacaatatctgctttgaactggaatatctgagtccacactgcaatataacccactttaaatcagataatgtgggattttattcagctgtgtggaagtgaccGTAGTTATAAACAAGGACGAGAGAACGGAAAGTGAGAAGatatctatccctaggaagggaaattcactcctggaagagttatgatGAGGGGAaggcatctccactgaagctttatcaccaatattTGTTTCCAAAACAACCCAACATTTTCCAAACGGTCACAGAGAgaaaaagtgaagtgaaatcttctgaacagggccgcAGAAAAAGAAACATTATAAGGGTGTTAATATTTCTGTATGctattctatatattttttaaatgcctagagttacacttaaaaagcaaacctgttccaacttgcatgctaattcagcttaagaacaaacctacagaatctatcatgTTCGTATGGGACTGCCCATATCTAGATTAAAACATCTTGTTTTTCAGTTACAACTATCTTGTCAAAGGTCTTTGTTTGTTAACGTTGGAAATTATGGATTGGATCCAATGATTTATGACACTAGTGAAAACTTCTCAATGAAGGTTATTTTCCCTTATTCCCCACCTCATTTCAGGTCTTGAATCTCCCTCCCCCCATTTTCTGGAGGATCTTCCAATTCCTTGGGACCAAATTGTTGGGGAAGGGGAGGCAGGGAAAGTGGACTGCAGCCAGCAGAGAAAATCAGCATATGttgcctcctcccttccttcattGGAAATGCTGTGGTGGAACAAAAGCTTTCCGTGACTAGAGCTCTGCTGGTAGCTTAAGGGAAGTGCTGGATCCCTTCACTTACTTTCATACTTTAAATTCAGGAAATATGTTAATGACATCTTTTCCCCAACCAATTACTACATGTTTGTCAGTATTGATTGGAtgaaaaatgatattttaattaaACATCTTCAAATGTCATTGATTTTGATAAATTGATTTTTCTACCAGTTAATGAATCTGTTATGTAAGAGATAGCTAATTGACTGAGATAATCCCACAGTTGATTGACAGTTTTAGTACATACGTATTCTCCAATTCATTACTTGGCATTCCCTGGGCTATTGTTCTCTGGGAGCAGTTTTTGTTAGTGGTAGTAAGGCAGTATATTACAATAACTCTTAAGTCTAGAGCGCACAGAGCTTTTAAACTTGATATGAACCTGTTAAGCCTAGCAATCCCCAACAGAAAACAGATAAAATGGTTTCCTGACaatattttgctttgttgttCCTTATCAGAACTAGTACCTCAAGgtcatttaaaaattacatttcttcagtgacaaaaaatgtattttcctctCTTGAAAGAAAAGCCACCTAGTGATATTTAAAATTTCAGAAACCTATGTTCAGGCCAAGAAACAAAAAGGAGGTTTTTGCAGACTGGGGTTGAATCAGGCATAAAAACAGGAGAGAAAGCTGGAAAACTGCAGGGACAGGCTCAGGGGTGTTTAGGAAATAGGAGGCAATGGATGAAGATATAAGAATTAATCTTAATTTATATAACAAAACATTCCTATCTGTTGTGTTTACAATTAATGCCCAGTTGGTCCTCAGAAAGCAGAAACTGCAGGTTGGACTAGCAATTTTATCTTTTGTGAATAGACTGCATCTAGTTTGAAAGGAGATAGTTCAGAGTGGCCCACTTTATTAACCAAATTAAACTGATAGTATCTACGGCCACATCtccgctgccatataatgcagtttcagaatgcagattaacttcactaagggttgtggtgtgttttccgggctgtatggctatgttccggaagtattctctcctgacattttgcccacatctatggcaggaatcctcagaggttgtgaggtaacttcATTAACTTGGATTCTATAGCAGTTTAGACCCATGTAATGTAGTTCAATCttcattatatgaggccccttctacactgccatataaaatccagattatctgctttgaaccggactgtatggcagtgtagactcatataatccagttctaagtagataaggtagattatctgctttgatcgtctgaattatatggcagtgtagaagcggcctgagtctacactgacagttTAATGCCGTTCAGACtgtgttatatgacagtgtagatggggtctatgaAGGACCTGTTCTCAGTGCCTTATGATTTAAGTCTCTTGCTCCTACTTCCTGTTTCTAAATGCAGACATATAAGGGGTTTTGTACAAATATCAAACAAATAGTCACCAGCAATGTCAGACTCATTCAGCaaataaaaagcaagaaaaacaaGATATACCTTCAGTTGCATAGTATCAGGCTatccccccgcccccgcccccaaaGCAGGCAAATGTTCTATGCCATCCTATCTATACATATTGAACACAATGGGACATACGTCTGAGTCGGCATAAGTAGGATTGCATATTAGACagaatattgttttttaaaattgctgGACATTGATGCAGAGAAGGGGGAACTTTCTTCGTGctagtaattgtttttttttgtttttttctttaccATGCTGCCCATTTACATTCTCAGATTCAATTGGCAGGGGATCTCCAGCATGATCCTTAGGGCAGGAAAACAGGAAATTTAATTTAGACTACTTACATGAGGCAAATGCACCAGTAAAAGGATTTCTGTCCTTTTGCCATGCAGATTGAATGACAGCGCTTGCAGGAAGAATGGCTGCAGTAGGAGCATAATATGTTTGTGTAATGAATTCACCAAAGCCATCAATTAGTTTGCATTGTGCACTCATTGCTGAGGAAAGGGAGAACATTCCAAAGAGAGGATGAGGGAAATGGCAAACAGATTCATTGCCTAAGTGCTCCCCTTCCACCCGTTTTGGCAGAATTTTTCCATAGTGAATATGTTCTCCCCATGACTCTTGATGCTCacatcctattatatacaatgggatAGTAAAATTGCATCCTtcatataaaatggtgaacaaacAAATGCCAGAGACAGCCTGAAGATCTTTAAAATGGTAGGAAACTACTGCAGGGCATGCCTAAACACAATGTAGTGCTCAttacatggcaaaatcaaggtttgtattTTGTTTACAAATATTTTTGAGCTATAGTTGATTGAATCCATGGGCGCCTAACTCATAGATATACAGTGGGACAGCTTTATTAGGTAAATAGCCTAGGCAATTCCTCTCTCTGCTAATCACTCTGTGAATTGATTGTCTAATGGTCTTCagtaagttgctgtgagttttctgggctgtatggccatgctctagaagcattgtctcctgacgtttcacctgcatctatgtcagccatcctcagaggttgtaagttatgttggaaactaggcaaggtggggtttatatatctctgcaatgtccaggataggagaaagaactcttgcctgtttgagacaggtgtgaatgtttcaattggccgccttggttagcattgaatagcctttcagtttcaaggtatggctgtttactgcctgggggagtcctttgttgggaggtgttagctggccctgatttattcatgtcaAGAATTACTCTGTTTACTGAGtggtgtttatttactgtcctgattttagagttttttttaatacttgtagctaggtttgttcattttcatggtttcctcctttctgaaaatgaaattgaacaaaacatgaccaaacagcctggaaaattcccagcaacccagtgattttggccatgaaagccttcgacaatacagtctCCAACAATATTAGAAAGTGCAGgtgaacaagaaaaaaatattattcaactacagtagagtctcacttatccaacactcgcttatccaacgttctggattatccaacacatttttgtagtcaatgttttctatacattgtgatattttggtgctcaattcgtaaatacagtaattactacacaccctgtttccccgaaaataagacagggtcttatattaatttttgctcccaaagatgcgctaggtcttattttcaggggatgtcttatatttccatgaagaagagctcacatttattgttgaacaacaaaatgaacatttattatatactgtacagtagttgtcatcacaaaccagcataaccagacaaactatgaatcctatcaagaatttcttgttactaccattatttccatgtacaacaatctatggtacctcttgcagtttaggtttcacaaggtttccatgctgatttctctctattctagtttcaatgtagtcatgaatgatgaataatataatatagtataataataatatgataatataataataatataatgatatacaatatattaatgagataatataatataggatataataataacagaaaatgataataatattgtattaataggataatataataatgggatgtaataacagaatagcataataatataataataataggataatataatagaataatagaatggaatagaatgatataaaatatagtaataggataatataaaatggaatataataataataacagaatatgctaataataataaaataataatatgataatataatagaataatagtatagaatataatgatataaaatatattaatagggtaatataaaatggaatttaataatagcagaataataatataataatatgaaaatataatagaataataatataataataatataataatgatataataataatagaaaaatataatgatttaaaatatattaataggataatataataatgggatataataatagtaacagaatatgatgataataatatggcaatagaataatagtataa contains:
- the ddah1 gene encoding N(G),N(G)-dimethylarginine dimethylaminohydrolase 1 isoform X2, with protein sequence MKSENTKVEAMKRALESLSLNIVEMTDEQATLDGGDVLFTGREFFVGLSNRTNRRGAEILADTFKDYAVSTVPVSDSLHLKSFCSMAGPNLIAIGSSEAAQKALKTMQQMSDHRYDKLTVPDDEAANCIYLNIPGKGHILLHRTPEEYPESAKVFEKLKDHMLIPIANTELGKVDGALTCCSVLINKTSQL
- the ddah1 gene encoding N(G),N(G)-dimethylarginine dimethylaminohydrolase 1 isoform X3; translated protein: MKRALESLSLNIVEMTDEQATLDGGDVLFTGREFFVGLSNRTNRRGAEILADTFKDYAVSTVPVSDSLHLKSFCSMAGPNLIAIGSSEAAQKALKTMQQMSDHRYDKLTVPDDEAANCIYLNIPGKGHILLHRTPEEYPESAKVFEKLKDHMLIPIANTELGKVDGALTCCSVLINKTSQL